The proteins below come from a single Tissierella sp. MB52-C2 genomic window:
- a CDS encoding ribonuclease H family protein: MAKFYYAVRKGKVPGIYETWGKCEEQVRGYSGAEYKKFSTYEEALTFIDGGSEKLDLVDESSLKENEIIAYVDGSFDIKHFTYSYGVVLITNDGKETYSGRDNNKELAEMRNVSGEIKGAMVAMELAIEKGKDTLYLHFDYTGIEQWAIGSWKTNKDGTKAYKNFYDSIKNKLKVVFIKVKAHSGIEYNEEADKLAKEAIME, translated from the coding sequence ATGGCAAAGTTTTACTATGCAGTAAGAAAAGGAAAGGTACCAGGTATATATGAGACTTGGGGAAAGTGCGAAGAGCAAGTAAGAGGATATTCAGGAGCAGAATATAAGAAATTTTCCACATATGAGGAAGCATTAACATTTATAGATGGTGGAAGTGAGAAGTTAGACTTAGTTGATGAAAGTAGTTTAAAAGAGAATGAAATAATAGCCTACGTAGATGGAAGTTTTGATATAAAACATTTTACTTATAGCTATGGAGTTGTATTAATAACCAATGATGGAAAGGAAACATATAGTGGGCGAGATAATAACAAAGAATTGGCAGAAATGAGAAATGTATCAGGAGAAATAAAGGGAGCCATGGTAGCTATGGAATTGGCAATAGAAAAAGGTAAAGATACACTATATCTTCATTTTGACTATACAGGAATAGAACAATGGGCAATAGGCAGTTGGAAAACAAATAAAGATGGGACAAAGGCCTATAAGAATTTTTATGATTCCATAAAGAATAAATTAAAGGTAGTATTCATAAAAGTAAAGGCTCATTCTGGTATAGAATATAATGAAGAAGCAGATAAGTTAGCAAAAGAAGCAATAATGGAATAA
- a CDS encoding deaminase codes for MDNRKSWKEYFMEITELVATRSTCNRAFVGCLLVNDDNRIVSSGYNGSVSGNPHCDDIGHTMRDGHCIATIHAEINALLYCAREGISVKGCTAYVTHFPCLNCTKALIQSGIKCIYYKNDYRIDDYAVELLNKNNINFEKIE; via the coding sequence ATGGATAACAGAAAATCTTGGAAAGAATATTTTATGGAAATTACAGAATTAGTAGCAACACGCTCTACTTGTAATAGAGCTTTTGTAGGTTGTCTATTGGTTAATGACGATAATAGAATAGTATCTAGTGGATATAATGGTTCAGTTTCTGGAAATCCCCATTGTGATGATATTGGACATACTATGAGAGATGGACATTGTATTGCCACTATTCACGCTGAAATCAATGCCTTATTATATTGTGCCAGAGAAGGAATTTCTGTAAAGGGATGTACTGCCTATGTCACTCATTTCCCTTGTCTTAACTGTACTAAAGCACTAATTCAATCTGGAATCAAATGTATATACTATAAAAATGATTATAGAATAGATGATTATGCCGTAGAATTACTTAATAAAAACAATATAAATTTTGAAAAAATAGAATAA
- the rocF gene encoding arginase, whose protein sequence is MVDINIIGVPLYYGCDRNGANLGPKILRENGIIDIIKKNGHNVYDMGDTYVPIIPNELKFCDHPKMKYLNTITEITTNLANNVYCSLKENRFPFIIGGDHALGMGSIAGASNFFREMAVIWVDAHADINTFETSPSGNIHGMPLAASMNVGYSDLRNIYYDGQKVKPENVYILGGRDIDPGEFALSDELNLNMYTMEAIRERGLEDVIKEIIEKIKASNIDGVHLSFDIDVLDPTLVPGTGTPVVGGFSIEEGKEVFTSFLGQEFVTSIDFVELNPLLDNEDKTTIKSCIEILEHIFEIIGK, encoded by the coding sequence ATGGTGGATATTAACATAATTGGAGTACCTTTATACTATGGTTGTGATAGAAATGGTGCAAATTTAGGTCCTAAAATTCTTAGAGAAAATGGCATAATAGATATCATTAAAAAAAATGGACATAATGTTTATGATATGGGAGATACATATGTTCCAATTATACCTAATGAATTAAAATTTTGTGATCACCCAAAAATGAAATATTTGAATACAATAACGGAAATCACTACAAATTTAGCTAATAATGTATATTGCTCACTTAAAGAAAATCGTTTTCCTTTCATAATAGGAGGAGATCATGCCTTAGGTATGGGCAGTATTGCAGGTGCCAGTAATTTTTTTAGAGAGATGGCTGTGATTTGGGTTGATGCCCATGCTGATATAAATACCTTTGAAACATCACCTTCAGGTAATATACATGGTATGCCTCTTGCTGCATCAATGAATGTAGGATATAGTGACCTTAGAAATATTTATTATGATGGGCAAAAGGTGAAACCAGAAAATGTTTATATACTAGGAGGCAGAGATATTGACCCAGGTGAGTTTGCCCTTAGCGATGAACTTAATCTTAATATGTATACTATGGAAGCAATCCGTGAAAGAGGACTAGAAGATGTAATAAAGGAAATAATAGAGAAAATCAAAGCCTCCAATATAGACGGAGTACATCTGAGTTTCGATATAGATGTTCTAGATCCAACCCTTGTACCTGGTACAGGAACTCCTGTAGTTGGAGGATTCTCCATAGAAGAGGGAAAAGAAGTATTTACTTCTTTCTTAGGACAAGAGTTTGTTACTTCTATTGATTTTGTAGAGTTAAATCCTCTACTTGATAATGAAGATAAAACAACTATTAAAAGTTGCATTGAAATCCTTGAACATATATTTGAAATAATTGGCAAATAA
- a CDS encoding response regulator transcription factor — MKKIKIAIVDDEKLIREGLKIILSTYDDIDIVSMAGDGYEALNICKSKDIDLVLMDVRMPICNGVIGTKIIKDEFPDTKVLILTTFKDMEYIQEALKNGASGYLLKDSSSDLIYEGIKAAVKGNIVIHPEIATNILNHSSIENDVDKTLEEYDLSQKEYEIIKYIADGLSNKEIGEKLFLSEGTIKNNVSTILSKLNLRDRTQIVVFAFKNNLTK; from the coding sequence ATGAAAAAAATCAAAATAGCAATTGTTGACGATGAGAAATTAATACGAGAAGGCTTAAAAATTATACTTTCTACTTATGATGATATAGATATTGTATCTATGGCTGGAGATGGATATGAAGCGCTAAATATATGTAAATCTAAAGATATTGATTTAGTTCTAATGGATGTACGAATGCCTATATGTAATGGAGTAATTGGTACAAAAATTATAAAAGATGAGTTTCCAGATACTAAAGTTTTAATCTTAACTACATTTAAAGATATGGAATACATACAAGAAGCCTTGAAAAATGGAGCATCTGGTTATCTTTTAAAGGACAGTTCTTCTGACTTAATTTATGAGGGTATTAAGGCAGCCGTAAAGGGTAATATAGTCATTCATCCTGAAATTGCAACTAATATCCTTAATCATAGTTCAATAGAAAACGATGTAGATAAAACCCTTGAAGAATACGATCTAAGCCAGAAAGAATACGAGATTATAAAGTATATTGCAGATGGTCTATCTAATAAGGAAATTGGTGAAAAACTATTTCTTTCTGAGGGAACTATTAAAAATAATGTAAGTACAATTCTATCAAAACTTAATCTTCGTGATCGTACACAAATAGTGGTCTTTGCCTTTAAAAACAATCTTACTAAGTAG
- a CDS encoding CapA family protein, with amino-acid sequence MKKRFYLLMSIVGILLGLFSVKAVEVLGSKNDTEIQISEKTRKEKKEEPSIEAFESIDETEETCSLSISLIGDILMDGSVKIHINKNGFNYPWDRVKEYFQNDDITIGNLETSITTKGQKWPDKQFNFRSDPRNIKAMEEAGIDIVSLSNNHSLDYGYDGLMDTLKYIDNSKIKRVGGGYNKKDAINGTIVEKNGIKVGVLGFSRVVPDVKWYATDKRAGIVGAYDPHIEEVTDRVMEMKKEADIMVLAIHWGVERSDTPRKQEMDLAKRLIDSGVDIVMGHHPHVLQGVEIYKGKPIFYSLGNFVFGTSTEITSNTMIAQVNLINKNIDNIKIIPCEIVSGRPIPLDNNKNAEKINYLHKISKNFKTNIDKDGLIKIVKE; translated from the coding sequence ATGAAAAAAAGATTTTATTTACTTATGTCAATAGTAGGTATACTGCTAGGTTTATTTTCTGTTAAGGCTGTAGAAGTCTTGGGAAGTAAAAATGATACTGAAATTCAAATAAGTGAAAAAACAAGAAAAGAAAAAAAGGAAGAACCATCAATAGAAGCATTTGAGTCAATAGATGAAACTGAAGAAACTTGCAGCCTTAGTATCTCTTTGATAGGAGATATACTAATGGATGGAAGCGTAAAGATACATATAAATAAAAACGGATTTAATTATCCTTGGGATAGGGTGAAGGAATATTTCCAGAATGATGATATAACCATAGGAAATTTGGAAACAAGTATTACAACTAAAGGACAGAAATGGCCTGATAAACAATTTAATTTTCGTTCAGATCCAAGAAATATAAAGGCTATGGAAGAAGCAGGAATAGATATAGTATCACTTTCTAATAACCATTCCCTAGATTATGGTTATGATGGACTTATGGATACGTTAAAATATATAGATAATAGCAAAATAAAAAGAGTTGGGGGTGGATATAATAAAAAGGATGCAATTAATGGCACTATAGTTGAAAAAAATGGAATTAAAGTAGGAGTACTAGGATTTTCTAGAGTAGTCCCTGATGTTAAATGGTATGCTACAGACAAAAGAGCAGGAATTGTTGGAGCATATGATCCTCATATAGAAGAAGTAACAGATAGAGTAATGGAAATGAAGAAGGAAGCAGATATAATGGTGTTGGCTATTCACTGGGGTGTAGAAAGAAGTGATACTCCAAGAAAACAGGAAATGGATTTAGCTAAAAGACTAATTGATTCTGGCGTAGATATAGTAATGGGACATCATCCTCATGTTTTGCAAGGAGTAGAGATTTATAAAGGAAAGCCAATATTTTATAGTTTAGGAAATTTTGTATTTGGAACATCAACTGAAATTACTTCCAATACTATGATAGCACAAGTAAACTTAATCAATAAAAATATTGACAATATTAAAATAATACCTTGTGAAATAGTAAGTGGTAGACCGATACCTTTAGATAATAATAAAAACGCAGAAAAAATTAATTATCTACATAAGATATCTAAAAACTTCAAGACTAATATTGATAAGGATGGATTAATAAAAATAGTAAAGGAGTAA
- a CDS encoding sensor histidine kinase, with protein sequence MENKNLLIIRYINLPIIILGITLIEVRSFTIFPIILTLIFIINNQLRYFLFSKISTFVFLSILLDFVLGYTLYTKYQGLLLPYFIIGITDSFFLIKDFSRYIISLLGIMIFLYSSKDLPIEQLLAFLSSMISLLFISNIIAKEHNNKLKLEDLYHRLRLSEENLIKTNQELEIYANSISELSILKERNRISREIHDSVGHSLSTIIIQLGAIEKIGKDNGEAASLMASNLKVFAKDGLEEIRKALRELKPKEFKEYESLLIIENLIKDFKKLTGIDVKFGFSKNKWQISEETSLVLYRSIQEFLSNSAKHGKATKINIFLHFGDDLILTLQDNGIGTNTIKKGIGLTSISERVKELGGNISYESKEDKGFFLRIVLKSVNSLDQ encoded by the coding sequence ATGGAAAATAAAAATCTATTAATCATAAGATATATAAATTTGCCTATAATAATACTTGGAATTACACTTATAGAAGTAAGAAGCTTTACTATTTTTCCTATAATATTGACTTTAATTTTTATTATAAATAATCAATTACGTTATTTTCTCTTTAGTAAAATTTCCACTTTTGTATTTTTATCTATTCTTCTTGACTTTGTATTGGGATACACATTATATACAAAATACCAAGGTTTACTTCTTCCATATTTCATCATAGGTATAACAGATAGTTTCTTCTTAATCAAAGACTTCAGCAGATATATCATCAGCCTTTTAGGCATTATGATTTTCTTATATTCTAGTAAGGACTTACCTATAGAACAACTATTAGCCTTTTTATCTTCTATGATTTCCTTACTATTTATTTCAAATATAATCGCAAAAGAACATAATAATAAATTGAAATTAGAGGATTTATATCATAGACTTAGACTATCAGAAGAAAATTTGATTAAAACAAATCAAGAACTAGAAATATATGCAAATTCAATCAGTGAATTGTCTATCCTTAAAGAAAGAAATAGAATTTCAAGGGAAATCCATGATAGTGTAGGTCATAGCCTATCTACTATAATAATTCAATTAGGTGCCATAGAAAAAATAGGAAAGGACAATGGAGAAGCTGCATCTTTAATGGCGTCAAACTTAAAAGTCTTTGCTAAAGATGGACTTGAAGAAATTAGAAAGGCTCTAAGAGAACTTAAACCTAAGGAGTTTAAGGAATATGAATCTCTACTAATTATTGAAAATTTAATAAAAGATTTTAAAAAATTAACAGGAATAGATGTTAAGTTTGGATTCTCTAAAAACAAATGGCAAATCAGTGAGGAAACTTCTTTAGTTTTATATAGGTCTATCCAAGAGTTTTTGTCTAACTCTGCTAAACATGGAAAGGCTACTAAAATCAATATCTTCTTACACTTTGGAGATGATTTAATTCTTACTTTACAAGACAATGGAATAGGTACAAATACTATCAAAAAAGGAATAGGTCTAACCAGTATATCCGAAAGAGTAAAGGAACTTGGAGGGAATATTAGTTATGAAAGTAAAGAAGATAAGGGCTTCTTCCTTAGAATAGTTTTAAAATCGGTGAATAGTTTAGACCAGTAA